In Mesorhizobium sp. M9A.F.Ca.ET.002.03.1.2, the DNA window AAACACACTGCTCATCCTCGTCATCCAGGTGCCGGTGATGATCACTTTGGCGATCGTGATGGCCGTGCTGCTCAATTCGCCGCTGCTCAAGGCGCGTGGCCTGTTCCGCTTTGCCTTCTTCGCCCCTGTCGTTGTCGGCGAAGTCGCCTATTCGGCAGTCTTCCGGCTGATGTTCAATCTCGATTACGGCATCATCAACAAGCTGCTGAACAGCGTCGGCCTGCCCAGTATCGACTGGTTTTCCAACGTCACGCCGGCGATGGCGGTCATCATGATCGCGGTGACCTGGCGCTGGGCCGGATACAACGCCATCATCCTGCTCGCCGGCCTGCAGTCCATCCCTCAGGACGTCTACGAGGCGGCGACGCTGGACCGCGTCAGCAAGCTCAAGCAGTTCTTCTACATCACCCTGCCGCTGCTCAAGCCGATCATCGTGTTCTGCGCAGTGCTATCGATCATCGGGACCATGCAGCTGTTCACCGAGCCGTTCCTGATCACCGAGCGCGGCGGACCGGGCGGCGGCACCGAAACGCTCGGCCTGCTGCTGTACCGCCAGGGCTTCAGGTCGCTCAATTTCGGCTACGCCTCGGCCATTGCCTACACCATGGCCGGGCTGGCGATCGCGATCTCGCTCGTCCAGCTATGGCTGACGAGGGAACCGAAATGAGCTCGCGTTCCTCTTCCAAACTGGGACGCAGCATCGCGCTGCATCTCTTACTGACGCCGCTGGCGCTGATCTGGCTGTTTCCGCTGTGGATGATGGTGATCTTTTCGACCATGCCCGACAGAGGCATCTTCAGCCCCAGCATCGAACTGCTGCCGCACGGCAATTTCCTCGACAATGTCAGCAATTTGCAGCGCGATACGAATTTCATCGGCGCCATCGGCATCTCTGTTTCGGTGGCGGTGACCTATACGTTCCTGTCGGTGCTGCTCACCTCGATGGCCGGCTGGGCGCTGGCGCGCTACCAGTTCTTCGGCAAGGGCATGGTCGTCGCCATCATCCTCGGCACCATCACGCTTCCCTATGCTGTGGTGCTGATCCCGCAATTCATCATGGTGGCGCGCGACTTCAAGCTCGCCAACACCTGGGTGGCGCTGATTGTGCCGCCGCTCTTCAATTCGCTCGGCGTACTGTTCATGCGGCAGAGCTTCTCGATGATGCCGGCCGATCTGTTCGACGCCGCTCGGGTCGAGGGGGTCAAGGAATGGCGGATCTTCCTGTTCGTAGCACTACCGCTGGCGCGGCCGATGTTGGCGGCGCTCTCCATCATCCTGTTCCTTGCCTCCTGGAACAACTATCTCTGGCCGCTGCTGATCAATTCCAAGCCCGGCGCGATGACGGCGCCGGTGGCGCTCGGCACGCTGATCGGCCTCACCAAAGTGTCGTGGGGCGGCATCATGGCAGGCGCTGTGATGCTTACAGCGCCGATGCTCGTCGTCTTCGTGCTCTTGCAGCGCCATTTCGTCGCCGGCATTGCCGCCGGCGCCATCAAGTAGGATCGGCAATGGCAGCGGTCACACTCAAGAATGTCGTCAAGCGCTTCGGTGCCTATGAGATCATTCACGGCGCGAATATCGACG includes these proteins:
- a CDS encoding sugar ABC transporter permease yields the protein MRYQNATAYRFLAPYLLIFSIFWLWPIISSFLISFQATRTVPWRFAPTFNWGRLIGDPAFFNALRNTLLILVIQVPVMITLAIVMAVLLNSPLLKARGLFRFAFFAPVVVGEVAYSAVFRLMFNLDYGIINKLLNSVGLPSIDWFSNVTPAMAVIMIAVTWRWAGYNAIILLAGLQSIPQDVYEAATLDRVSKLKQFFYITLPLLKPIIVFCAVLSIIGTMQLFTEPFLITERGGPGGGTETLGLLLYRQGFRSLNFGYASAIAYTMAGLAIAISLVQLWLTREPK
- a CDS encoding carbohydrate ABC transporter permease, whose amino-acid sequence is MSSRSSSKLGRSIALHLLLTPLALIWLFPLWMMVIFSTMPDRGIFSPSIELLPHGNFLDNVSNLQRDTNFIGAIGISVSVAVTYTFLSVLLTSMAGWALARYQFFGKGMVVAIILGTITLPYAVVLIPQFIMVARDFKLANTWVALIVPPLFNSLGVLFMRQSFSMMPADLFDAARVEGVKEWRIFLFVALPLARPMLAALSIILFLASWNNYLWPLLINSKPGAMTAPVALGTLIGLTKVSWGGIMAGAVMLTAPMLVVFVLLQRHFVAGIAAGAIK